The Carassius gibelio isolate Cgi1373 ecotype wild population from Czech Republic chromosome A19, carGib1.2-hapl.c, whole genome shotgun sequence genome segment AAGATTTAAAGCCTTAACTTACCTATGCATGCATGTCTCGGGCTCATTTAGATATCATATATCATGCTTAAAACCAAACATtgggaaagacagaaaaaaatatgcaaaatgcatgcctcaaaattgcaaaaaaaaatatatatatatatcagaggttTATGAAATGCTGTCTGTGGGGAGCGTGCATGTGTTTACAGATTcactgatgttttattttaattctacttGTGTTAAATGATGTCAGTAGAGATGGAAAGCTGCAGTAAAAAGCCTCGGCCTGTGTTTACTCTAAGAGCCCTGCGGGACCATGGTTAATTCTTCTCTTTATTTCCTAGATGCTCCAGCGCTGGTTTGGGTTTCAGAGCACAGGTGCAGTGCAGAGCTCATTCACAGTCGGAGATAAGACATTACGTGCATTATCCATCACTCCTCACTTCAAGAGCTCGTTGTGTTAAAGCTCTTCACTGTTCCTTCAAGAACTTCATTAGAACTATATctgatgtatgtttttttaataaagagtTTTATAAAGAAAGGAAGCAAATTATGTAGAAAAGATTGCATAgaaattatttaacaaattaaatattcattcattaattagttaattttgtaCATcatagtatgtatgtgtgtttatatgtgtgtgtgtgtgtgtgtgtaattgttataatttgttattaaaagcgtatataacaattttaatatctaactttatttcaaataaatttaagaCACATTGAAGGTCCCTTAAAAGTTTACTTAAGTCAATAAGTAGGCAGTTGATGATCATtgttctacataaaaaaaaaaatattgaaaaaatacaaattctgttgtATTCTTTTCACAAATGGGGCTTGTATTTTGTACATTAGAGCTTTTTTGTTCACTTCTGCTCCCTTGTGTTCAGTTATGGTATTGCCGATCAGTTGTAAATTACTCCAGTGCTGTTTTAGCTTCTCGGAGTaatgtcatgtttttttgtgtgtgtgtgtgtgtatatatatatacacaagtttttttaatatattatttacatttttgtcaaaCGTTCCAATAATAGAAGTGCTGTAGCATAATTCGTCATCGGCAGCTAATTTActgataattaataatattgtcgataataaataatataataataataataatattgcgcTTGTTTTTGGAGTTGGCAATGATCGCAGGCTTTATACTGCAGCTTGTTTAGTTGAAGTAAAACGAGTCAATTCTGTCATTTTAACAAACTAATTTTTGTTCATTGCATTCAATAATCCTAAACTGGTCAATTTTAgaaatttttcacatttattttggttattatagAGCAAAAAACATTTCGAATCCTTGTGTATTATGTGCAAGACAGTGTATTtccatttttaattcagtttcccTGATTCAACTCACTCAGGGTCGAGACGacagaattaaattatttaagtcttaaaatgacttttaaaccATGTATATTAGCTTCCAGGTCTTTTATACTCGGGCGTCCAGATGTGCATGTTTTCCAACAGCAGCTGCGTCAACATTCAGTTTAACTCAAAGAAGGTTATAAAGTTTACATACATTTTcgcatattaattttatttttcataaaataataaattttcataaattttcctttaaaaaaacactAACCGTGCTTTATCCCATTCATGACTGTGAAGGTCAGAAGGTTGTGACCGTACTTCACTATGGGAGTAATATGAATGGTCTTTCAGCGCCCTCCAGCGGACATCACTAGTTACTACAACACACTGTGACCCATCATGGCGGCGTCCTCTCGACTCATATCCAGACTGACTTTAGTCACGGGTGAGATTCAAAAACGTTTCGTTTGTCTTAATGGCCATTCATGTTTTAATGAATTTGaagtaattataatattttatagaaGGAAACTTTTTTGAGGCAAGTCTAAAAACTACAGTTCACGTTCAGTGCTTAGTCATCATGTGGAGTGAACGCAAGCTAAACACAATATTGTTTAATTCACAATATAagtttatactgtatatcaaaCAGCATGCATAGAATGTTTTACGCTTGTTTAAGGTATTAgattaaataatgcattgcaaCATATTTGGAgcatgtgttattttatttatttatttatttttaaggtgcCGACATTTTTGTGAATGTCAGAGATGAATGATCACTGATCAGATGGTCAGATAACACTATTTTCCTGTGTTTCAGGAGGCGGCAGTGGCATCGGCAGGGCTGTGTGTCAGAGATTCGCCTCTGAAGGAGCTTCTGTAATAGTGGCTGACCGCAATGAAGAATCAGCCAATCAGACACTGGAGCTGCTGTCACGTGACCACAGAGGTCAGGGGCACATGGCTCTGGGGGTGGACGTGTCATCAAAGGACAGTGTGGAGACACTAGTGACAAGTATACAGGTCTGACAGATGTGTGTCTGTGCCGTTCCTGGGCTCTTCTGGAGCTCTGAGGGGTCAATGATTAAACAGGAAGTTCATGTGTTCATATCCTGTTGTCTTGCAGCGCCGCTTCTTCCAGCCgccgtctgtgtgtgtgaatgcagccGGGATCACTCAAGATGAATTCCTGCTCAAGATGGAAGAAGATGACTTTGACAAAGTCATTGGAGTCAATCTGAAGGTACGAGTGTTTGGTTCTGAACATGTCATCACATACAGACTCGTGGTCTGATCAGTGTGTAGTACTGTGTACTATTATATCATGTCTGAGAGCAGAAGGTCATGAGGGAAAACACTTTTACAGTCCTTTGCCAAAAGTAATCAAATCTTGTCTTGACCTGCAGAAAagaatcagtgaatcagttcaAAAGTCACTCATTTTGTCAGTGCACATTTGtatatattgtactgtattttccggactataagtctgactttttttcatagtttagctggtcctgccacttatagtcaggtgtgacttatttatcaaaattaatttgacatgaaccaagagaaattaaccaagagaaaacattaccgtctccagccgcgggatggcgctctatgctgctcagttctcctgtagtctacactgaagacacagagcgccctctcatggctggagacggtaatcttttctcttggttctaaatgaatgcgacatatagtccagtgcgacttatatgtgttttttttctcgtcatgacgtatttttggactgatgcgacttatactcaggtgcgacttatagtcagagaAATACggtattaaaatacaatattgttCAAAtagtttgtaaattattattattattttttaaagaagtctcttcttctCACAAATGCTGCAtaactgcaaaaacaaaaaaaaaacaaaaaaaacgttaatatagtgaaatattattagaatttaaaataatagttttctatttgaattttaaaatgtattttatttctgtgatgcgcagctgaattttcagcaccataaCCACAGTCTTCAGTGCTACACGATCCTTCCCAAATCATTCTAAAGTGCAGATTTCTGATAATTATAAGTGTTGTAAACGGCTGTGCTGAAATTTTTTGTGGAATCTGAGATAAAtcctttttatgattatttaaagtatagaaagttcaaaataacagcatttggtgaaaacagaaatctttttgtaacataaatgtcttgCTGTCATTTTCaatcaattttatgcatccttgctgaatagaagtattaaattcttaaaaaaaaaacaccacaaactTTTGAGCGGTGGTGTGTTGTGTATATATAAGTTGTTCTATTTTCCTTCGTGTTAgggaaatgtgtgtatgtattctgGACATAGTGCAGGTCTGTGTCTGATCTTCTGTACTGCTGATGTTTTCAGGGTACGTTTCTGGTGACTCAGGCCGTCTCGAAGGCTTTAGTCTCTGCAGGCGCTGTGAAGGGCTCCATCATCACTGTGGGCAGCATAGTGGGCAAGGTCACACGTTTACAGCAATCTCAATTTGTACTACACAGATAATATAGTGGACATTTAACAAAGCCATTAGCATTCTCGGACCTGTGCTTCCATATGGTTTCTTAAGTGTCTGTTTCTCTGGCTGTAGGTTGGGAACATGGGGCAGGGGAATTACTCGGCTTCTAAAGCAGGAGTGGAGGGTCTGACTCGAACCGCTGCCAAAGAGCTGAgcaagtgtgtgtgcattttacatatatatatatatagacagaccAGCAGATATTTTTCCCATTTTAGGGTTTGTGGTGCTGCTTATGTCTTAGTTATGGAGCCTGTctctttattttctatattttaaaaattacatttaaaaatgtccttttgTTGCTTTTAGGTTTGGTATTCGCTGCAACTGTGTCCTGCCAGGGTTCATCACTACACCCATGACAGATAAAGTACCAGAGAAAGTCATCGATAAAGTAAGGATGAATGTTTCTGGCTTCAGATGAATAAAAAGAGATGATTATTTGTGCACAAGTCATTTCGTCTCAGTAAGTTCTTAGAAAGTTTTCTTAGGTGcaaaaggatcttaatatttgaTAACTTGATTAGTTAAACTTACATTGTCAGACAGCTTACCTTCTGTACCTGAGCAGTATTTTTGGTTATTTTGTGCAGCTCACATCCATTATTCCAATGGGAAGGATGGGAGAACCTGCTGGTACATCATTTGTCATTGTACAAAGACATTTTCATAAATGTAGTAACCATCCAAACCAGTTATTAAAACACTGTTTTGTGTGATATTGTTTTGTGCAGAAGTAGCTGATGCATGTGCCTTTCTGGCTTCTGATGACAGTCGATATATTACTGGAATCAGCATTGAAGTAGCTGGTAAGAATCTtcagaaaaacaacagaaaaccTGTGATTTCATTCTCAATTTGTTCTGAACTGACATGGATTTTTCTCTTCAATCATGGCAGGTGGACTCTTCATCGGCTGAAAACTGAATAACACTTAACTTGATCACCAGCTCCGTGCCTTCATCGTTGTAAAATTTTCCTTGTATAAATTACACGTAATTGTTGTAAATTATTGTATACagtgtaaaaaattaaaatgaaaaatctatatttatacaattaaagTGTGAATATTTTTTATACCGAACCcacttttaaaaaacaattaagttGACACAGGAGGAAATGTGTTGATGTGTGGTTTAATGGGAACTTTAGGACCAAAACAACATGAAGGAATTAAAACAGTCGACGTTTCAAAACCCAGACACAAAGTTCATTATTTAGATAAAGGGTTTGAAGGAAAGTGGCCAGGTTATAGATCGTGGTTTCACCGTGACACACGCTGTTCAGGTGTTTAAAGTGAAGATGCAGATCAAATATTAGCAAAAGCAGCATGTGACCGTGATAACAGGGAACAAAAGAACAACGAAGGAGTCCAACAGCTCTTTAAATAGATTATATATTACACAAACAGATTTCAAAGTACTTACATAAAACAAGTTTTAGCACCAAGTTTTATAAAGACAGATGTTTGTCTTTGACAGAAACAGTCTGAGCAGTATTGTCCATGTGAGAAAACCACACAAACAACTTTTAATTCACAAATACGTTTTTATAGGTTTTCATTCCCTTcgccataaaaaaacaaaaaatatacataaaaaacaaaccACCATCATTTTTCTTCCCTCTCCTTCCTCTTCCGGTCCCTTCTCCACTGCTGTTTGTGAGACCCTTCTAAACCTCCAGCTGCAATGGAAGTGCACTCAAACGATGCAACATGATCTAATATCACCAGTAAGTGTATATATCTATCATACAGAGAAGGCAGATTTGCTTTCTGGGgtttcatttacatatttaatagaCTGATGAGAAACTACAGATGGATACCACGTTATTTGTACTGCAAGTGTTGGTCATTTTCTTGTGAGCAcctgtttcacaaaataaatacaataaaatatttctgtACAAATGGTTCTTACGCACAATTCCAGCCTGAAAGCTGTCCGCATGATAGGTCAAAGGTCACAAGGTTTGTCAATAGTCTCAAAATAGCAAAAGTGTTGAAAGTGTGCAtattatcagaaatgttttttttttttaggacctcTGTAATGAATCAATAACCAGCTTATATACTTGCACTAAAAATACTGAACTGGTAAAGCATGTTCAtgccatgtctaaaaaaaaaagggtatgtTGTCATTCTATAATAAATCCACAACATTATCAAATTCAACACACGTTTGCACTGTAAATGGCTTTTGATTGCATGTGTCGATGCTTGATAAGTTGACAGTTGTTGGTGTGATTTGAAATCATTCTGATGGAATCTTGGTGCTCCGCTTCTGTTCCTCAGTTTAAATGTTGCACCTGCAGATCATTCTATTCTATCAAGTGAGGAGGGATGGAGGTAGGAAGAGTGGAGCATCTCAGAAGAGGAACAGTGGGGAGGGGAGCTGAAGGAGAGAGAGGGGGACCCAGACGGGAGGGTCTTCCGCTTCAGGCCAGCAGTATCTGCTCCAACACAGAATATCTTCTCTTCGCTTCTCTCCTGCGAGAACCGCTCTTCTCCTCCATTGCTGGGAGTGTTTTTCCCTGGGTGTGTACTTTGTGTGCAACATTGATTcacaaaagtgtgtttgtttgtttgtgtttgtgtgtttgtgtgtgtcccacTGTTTACACGTAATTTCAAATGTCTTTTTTAGTGTTGGCACATCTCTATGTGGTGGTATTTATGTCTAGGTTTTAAGTGCATgattaatgagtgtgtgtgtgtgtgtgtgtgtgtgtgtgtgtttgtattggtGATTGTATTCTCCTTGacctcagcatgtgtgtgtttatcccAGGAAACAGACAGGTCCCACTTCAAAACCAAATTTCTGATTGTCCTCCCCAAAGTCTGAGATCCTGATGTCCAGCAGAGGGAGCTGTTCCACCTGAGGTGTGTTCACCTCCAGCACTGTCCTGTCCAAGCCTTTACGATACTACACAGGGGGAAAGGGGGAAAACAATATTTAGCAAAAGAATACCTTAACCATTGTACAATGCTTAAAGTGTGGGTATGATTGTTTATTGTATGCATAAAattcacaccaaaaaaaaaatcacactatttaataaaacaacaacaactatttaagaaaaaaaaaaaaataataataatattattaaatatccaatttagatttttttaaaaccaaaaaatatatatatattatctattttttgtttctgtgtgtgtgtttgttttcgtgGAACTGTTAGTGAATTCACACATATGAAAATATATGCCTTCAACTATACTAAAATTCTTCATCCATAACAAaatttatgttttacattttacaatgcatCGTAATAATTAATGAAGTATTCAGATTCCACAAGATTGCAGGCATGTCAATGACCCTAAAACATTTTAAGTATTTCTGACAACTCATAAATGTGTTCGGATTAAACTGATTTAAgggttaaaataatcaaaaagaaacaaaacatatttGTACACACACCAGACCAACTACCCATCAAGCTCaaacatttgtaataatattgcattttgggttaaaatgttctaaaaaaaaactACCGCACAAAAAAAggacatttaatattaattgaacaAAATACGTCTCAAAATCTTTTCATTACTTAAATGCTTATATAGTGCAATCGCTAACTTTTAAACATACTTCCATCTGTGATCTATTTCTTCGTTTCTGTTCACTTACAGAGCAGCCGTCGGTGAGGGCTTTGATGTAAGGGGTGGTCTCGTAACTGAGCTCTTCATCGTTGGCCCCCTGGAAGTGTAGTGCCCTCTGGTACCCGCTGCCGCTCGTCAGGTCCGTCCAGGCCACCGATCGCTGGCAGTGGTAGGTCAGGTTTTGACGGGCCTGAACGCTGAGCAAGCGCAAGAAGCCCAGCTGGACAACACCCACGGGCTCTCCACTCAAGTCAACATATGACAACTACAACACAACAGAAAACAGTAATATAATGACCTCGACACGGGAATGACTTCTGCTTGTGTTATCACTCTCAGTCTAAAcactctttaaagggatagttcacccaaaaatgtaaacctTCAAGCTGTTCTTTCTTCTACAGAACACTAAAGAAGATTTTTTGAAGAATCTGGGAAACCATTCCCAGACTTCCATACAACGAAAAAGAATACAATGGAGGTCAAAGGGGTCCAGAAACTCTTTGGAtacacacattcttcaaagtatcttcttttatgtaaatgatgacagaatttgcatttttgggtgaactatccctttaataataagCTTTTGGTTCATTTATGCATATTACTATTGCATATTGATCCTGAAGTTATAACCTTACCTTGCTTCCCTTTGCAAACTGACTAAACCAGGACCCAGGCTTCTCCTTCGGCCAAGTATTCATCTTCACCTATGGCAGAATTTAGGATTAGTAAATTCAGACGAGTCTTCAGAAGTCTAAGGATGATGTCACAGTAAAAATAGAAACATATAAAAATGAATGACAGCTTACATTCTCTACTGCTTTGCTGGGATACAAGCACGTCTCTCCACCAGCAGTGAAGTTACAGTAAACCTTGAACGAGTCCCGGGCGCAGCCTTGATTCGGATCAATCCAGTACTCGCctgaagaaaagaagaagaatgatTCGAATGTGACATGGCTCACCGCTGGTTCCAGAATCATGAGGATCGTACCGTCTCTGAGATCTGGCTGGCTGAGGTGGAGGTCCTGGCAGGTGCGGGCAGGGCTCTCCTGTGTCCCCAGCGGGAAGCGCATGCTCTCGATCTCCTGGCGCAGTGTATTGAGCGTGCCGAAGATCTCCTCCATACCTTCATGAGCGCTCAGGAACTCTGCGCCCGTGCCATCGGCAGCCTCAGTCTCAGAGAGCATCTGACTGGCGTCGATGGAGCGCTTGGACTTCTTCGGGAACTGAATAGGCAGCGGCTGGATGACTTCACCAGCTGGTCCCTAAAGAGAAAACCAAATTTAGCTGCACTCTCAAGATGTGCTGGTCTCCTTTAACATGTCTTGAATAAGGTTCAATGATGATTGCACAACATCTTGTGTTCTGTATTGCAGATAACAGATATGACTCACAGGTGGTCCTGGTGGTCCTTGTACACCCTTTTCTCCTTTAGGACCAGATCCACCCTGCACAAAAGAGAAAGACATACAAAATTAGTGGCATTTTAGTGTAAAGTATAAGAAATGTGACATAATGCTTTACCTCACAAGCTCATAATTTACTTCTCATAATACATTTGATCTTGAAGTAGAATATTTAAGGAAGGGTTACTCACAGTGGCACCTTTAGCTCCTTTGAAACCCCTCGGACCCTGTGAGGAACATCACATCCATTCAGCTTTGATCGAGGTgatatattttttgttgctgcAGAGCTCAAGTTTAGTAGTCATAGTTTCaagatttttttaaggtttaacaAAGCATTAACCATGAAGAATCAGTGCAGTCAAAGACACATTTCTCCACCAGATTCAGAGTTTGGTATGATAAACAGCTCTACAGAACTGAGAAGTGGTAGTGAAGGTTTACTCACAGGCATCCCAGCAGGACCTGCAGGACCAAGAGGACCCGTTCCTCCAGGCATACCCTAACAAAACAcatcaagaaattaaagaaagaaaaaaaatgacatggtATTTATTGATATCAAAAGTGACTTGAACTGTGAAACTTTTACATCTACACTacccttcaaaagtttggagttggacagatttttttttaatgttcagaaagaagtctcttctgtttaccaaggctgcatttatttgaaatatttttagaaatattactataatttaatagaactgttttctatttcaatttaaaatttcctgtagctcaattggtagagcactgcgctatgaAGCGCCCAAGGttggggttcaattccccgggaacccatgatatgtaaaaatttatGAGTGAAAAAgtgctgaatgcactgtaagtcgctttggataaaagcgtctgctaaatacataaatttaaatttaatttaatttttaatttagaacAATTGGTATTTTATTCctctgatcaaagctgtattttcagcatcattcctacagtcttcagtgtcacatgatcttcagaaatcattctaatacgatgatttgttgctcaagagatatttctgattattgaaaatagctgagctgcttcatatgtttgtggaaactgatacacattattttttaggattctttgatgaacacaaagttcaaaagaacagcatttatttaaaataaaatcctttgcatcattttaaataactttactgTCACTCATGAGCAACTTATTGCATCACTGAtgaataatattttgatattgatttctttaaaaataaatcgtACAGACTCcacttttgagcagtagtgtataATTGCCTGTGTGCTTTGGATGTGTGGAGGACTTCACAAACCGTTTCTCCCTTGGGTCCTGATGATCCCTGAGGTCCCGGCATGCCTCGGTCTCCCTTCTCTCCTTGTTCTCCAGGAGGCCCGATCAGACCAAGCATGCCTGGATGTCCCTTCTCACCCTTAGCACCGGGGTCACCTCGGAGACCTGCCAAACCTGGAGGACCCTGAGAGAAGAGCGGGATATTTGGCATTCAATATTCATACATGTATTTCATGCAACTATACTACagtaatagttctaataatagcTCACTTCTTAGTGTGTTTCAGGTATTAATACTTGTATATTTGATGATACAGCAGGTCATTGTAAAGAAGAGTATAACTGCACACTCACTCACGAGTTTATTGTTACCAACAAACAATGAGACATAAAAATTCTCAAAAGACCAATGCACATAACCAGAGATCTCTCTGATGTCATGTGATACACGGATCACTCTGTGTTATTGTAATTTCTCAAGGTTGTTCAATAATTACTGAATACTGATTGTGATGTAACTATGTTTCACCTGTGAGTTACTGGATTTATGATGTTCTCAGTTTTGAAGAAACTGTAACTTGACAGAGGCTTGTTCCTGAAATGCTGGTTATAATGATCTTTTAAGCGAGTGTGTAGTTATACTCTTCAGTTTTTCCCTAACTTGCGCCTCCAtaaggtgtgtgtttgctgtaatgCTCTAATACAGATGAGATGGTCTTACCATTGGTCCAGGGGGTCCCGTCTGGCCAGCAGCACCTGGAGCACCTTGCTCACCCTAAATAAAGTTATCATTTGTCAGAATATCATTTGATAAACACTATATTagttttcaataaataaacagaaaaaaaaaatcctacaaaaATTCCACAATTCCAATATCATACCACTGTTCCAGGCAACCCTCTTAGACCCTCAGTTCCTGGTTTTCCTGGTTGACCCTCCGCCCCCACAGGGCCAGTCTTTCCTGGAGGGCCAAGGGCACCTGAATCTCcctagaaaaaataaaacagattacagGAGGAAAAAACCTacaaaaagcatgtttatttGTTGTAATTATATTCTCTCTCAGTCTTACCTTGCTCCCTTTCTCTCCCTGACGACCCTCTGGTCCCCTTGTGCCTGGAGGACCCTGAGAAATGAACATTAACACAATTTCAACTccagaaatatgtatttttctatGGGATCCATCCTGAACAcaatgggccctatcatacacccggcgcaatgcgacgaaAGGCGCAGCGCaggtgtttgctagtttcagtccggcgccatacgcattttcccatccagcgccacgtcggttaattagcaaatgcatttgtgctcatttttgcgcccatgggtatgctggtctaaaaaagaggtgtgttcaggcgcattgctattttaaagagctgaaaatagactccgccatagaccaactcaaacctggtctaaagtctggttcaatgttttatacattatatatatatatatatatatatatatatatatatatatatatatatatatatgcctacatgtcataatggatagtcatcgcatgtatcagaattaggctatctatttgatCGCACACgaacagctccgtttcatctcggagacgcgtTCGGTCTTTGCGCTTTCCAAATTTCGCTGTGTAAACAGCAAATCTGTCACGGCACGAGATCAACtgactcttaaagggaatggaagatgagactctgattggtgtattgcacgttacgccgaaaaaacacccattactcagtaagagaatagggacaacctgttTAGACCATGTGGGGcccaatataaaatataaaatagggcccaatgtatttttggttatattactacaaatataccccagagacttaagagtggttttgtgctccagggtcacatatgagagTGGTTATGTTGGGCTGTGGTGAAATATGGTGATCTTACTCTCTTTCCTGGAGGTCCAGGTGGTCCGTTCTCACCAGTTGGTCCAGGTGAACCCTAAAGCCATGTAAAGATAGTCCTCACATTATATCCTGAAAATCCCTTATAAGTATGCATAAGGAAGATCAGCACTTTATAAACAAGAGGATGAACACTCACAGCTTCTCCTTGTTCTCCATCCTCTCCTCTTTCACCCTTTGCACCATCTTGGCCCTGCAAAAGAAGGTCAGTTTCTTTTCTTGGATTAATGAATCACATACCATGACCAGGAACATGCATGAAGATGGTACGAAGCGTCATATTCAATTTCATGATGGCTTCAAGAGTCATGTACTAATATGTAAATGACTGCTCTACTCACTCGTGGTCCAACTTCACCAGGGGGACCAGGATCCCCAGGGAAACCAACAGGACCCTTGAAAACACAAATATCAGCTGCCAAAGGGTCTCAAATAGATCTGTTTCTCATTTCAAAGATATGTCATGTTTAATACATACAGGGTTTCCTTTGGGTCCATCATCTCCATGGGGTCCTTTTCCACCAGCAGGACCAGAGGTGCCCGGCTGCCCAGCCTCTCCCTTCTCACCACGCTCTCCTCTCGGGCCCTGCCATTGGATAAGCAAACCAATAGGGTGTTATCTGTGACTATgtctactaaataaataaatataaacgtaagcaatttttttttataagttcagAGAATGATAAAAGTTTCAGCAATTCTCACCATTTTTCCTGGCTCTCCGCCAACACCAGGTGGTCCAGATTCACCAGGCTCACCCTGTCAATACAGATATAACAACATCAAGTGCCAGCAATCAGAACTGCTAATCTTGTCAACCATAAAGTGGTCCTCCatgcaatctttttttaacttttttatactTGCCTTCTCTCCTATGGGACCTGGATTACCCAAACCTCCTGGAGGACCTTGAGGACCCTGAAAAAATAAGGATATGCattaaattctatatatatatatatatatatatatatatatatatatatatatatatatatatatatatatatatatatatatatatatatatataaataaagctaaattaaATGACTGCAGAATGCCATGATTGAGGAATCTGAATAAGGTGTTCTAGGAAGTCATTGTATAGGGATTATAACACAATTAATAATGAACTGTAATCgtctgtaaattattatttatagtacAAATGAATATTCTTACATCAGCACCATTAGGACCAGCTGGACCACGTGGACCTGGCGGACCAGGAGGACCCTACAGAAATACATGATAGGAAACGATTAGGATATAGGCATCATATGTTTATGTGTTTCAAAATGCTAGAGCATCATAAACATC includes the following:
- the hsd17b8 gene encoding estradiol 17-beta-dehydrogenase 8 yields the protein MAASSRLISRLTLVTGGGSGIGRAVCQRFASEGASVIVADRNEESANQTLELLSRDHRGQGHMALGVDVSSKDSVETLVTSIQRRFFQPPSVCVNAAGITQDEFLLKMEEDDFDKVIGVNLKGTFLVTQAVSKALVSAGAVKGSIITVGSIVGKVGNMGQGNYSASKAGVEGLTRTAAKELSKFGIRCNCVLPGFITTPMTDKVPEKVIDKLTSIIPMGRMGEPAEVADACAFLASDDSRYITGISIEVAGGLFIG